The nucleotide sequence AAAGAAGTGTGTGTCAGCATGGACAGatgcttctgtttttcatttgtcatttctttGGCTATTTGGGTCAGTGACAAGTTTTTGTAGTTGGACCTAATTAGCATTAAATGTACTACACATTTATCACCGTTTTCCTTACTAAAAATTAAGCAAGTCGGTAAGAGTTCCACAAAAACATAGTTAGTTTTCCCTTTGAGAACAAAAaggatgcattttaaaaagttttttattgTCTTAGTACTGCATGTTACAAAAGTCTTCCACAGCAAAACACACTAGAGAACAGGGATGAGTGCAAACCAAACAAATCAGAAAGTAAATTATCTATGAAACCACTTATTTCAATGCAACAGGAAGCAGTAATACAAGTTTCGAAACAGCTTTTCCTCCTCTGGAGAatgcagaactttttttttcctctattggAGTTCTTGACATAGGTCAAAGTATTGCACTTACACCAAGACTTCAGTTCTTTTCCTCCCAGAGAGACATAAACATTGTCCCCAACAATATGTTTGTTTTGTTGGAATAGAAGAAAAACCTAATCCTGAGAAAGACTGCAACCTACTCTGTCTTGCCAAGGCAACAGCTATGAAATGTGCTCTCTTCAGATgctggacagaaagagaaggagaactTGGAACATTTAAATGTAGATTCCACACCATGACTGCTTCTCAGATCTCTATTCCAATGAGTTTGTACTGACTTCCAAAAGCATAACTTCTCCATGAACACAGCTAACATGACCAGTTTACTCAGATGCTTCAACACAACTCCACAAATCTTATGTTCTGTCAGGCTTTCTTCTCTTAGCCCCTCTACAAAAAGGGATTCTGAAGTGAACAGATGACCAATACCTTTAGCTTCTGGTCCACACTAACATATTAAACAATACCTTCCTGTACCTCTGATGCCAAATGAAACTGATGTGCAGCCATCTCTTTGGCAGCACAGTTCATTTGATGTCagcacttgggtttttttctggttaaatAATAAATTGTGCATTATTTTCTCTGAAGTGTTTATAGGCTGGCAAATTCTCATTGTTAGGACTTGTTCACAGGCTAGTATAGCTGGCAAagtaaaaataatcatttttcttccctgttcagTATTCCTTTAATGTTACGAGATAATTGACATTTCTTCCCTCTCTCGGCTCTCATTTATTAAGATgatgatacttttgaagtattTCATAAATTCCATGCGAACATCTTCAGGATCTTCTTCTAAGTTGGAATGTATTAATTTTACCTTGTTCAGCGGGTAAGCTTTGaaggtaaataaaaaataattaggtATATTTCTTTTATAACAGAAATATTCGCAATCAAGGCCATGGGAGTCAGTTGGAATTCAGTAGTATCCAATGTTTGATACCCCAGATAACATATAACATGTGAAGCAAAAATGCATCATAGCTTGTTAACGTTACAAACAAGTACAACTTGTTGTTAGATTAAATTCTTCAAACATTATTATTAAAGCTTAAAGTACTAGTTTTGGTCTCACATTCAGTTAGGCAGAATCGAACAATTCAGCACTGAGTTGCAATTTTACTACTGAAGTGACATGACATTCTTTGATTACATCAAAATTATGGAATtatatttttacattaaatatatattaaaacacTAATACTtgtaataaatatgtatttgtttgaacactgtaacaggttgcccagagggagTGTGTGTTCTCATTTGTATTAACAGCCACAAATAATTTTGCAGTATATAAGGTACCTATTACTAATTCTAAGAGGAAGATCGTTAGACATGTATTTCAAAGGGCTTCTATTCTTTTGATCAATAAAATGCACACTTCAATGGCCTCAAATGTGTCAGTTAACAAAAGATAAAATTCAGCGTAAGAAACAAACTACTAGTGATGATGACATATGGCTGCAGACATCAGGAGTTCTAGTTCCTGACTCAGCTACACACTCACTGTGTGACCTTAGAGACATTCTTAGAAAAACTTTTCTTGCCTTTACCTTCCCCTTTTATGAAATAGGAATATTTTCCAGATGACTTTTGAAATTCATTATTTCGGTTTTTGCAAAGCACTCTAATATTCTTTGATTGgcagatttaaatgaaaaatgcaagCCATAAGGTACGAACAATTTTAAAGATAAATAGATCAATAAAAAATGCTGAGTTACAGACTGAGTTTTCCATCTTCTTACCCAAGGACAGATTTTCCGTGTCCCCCGCACTGCCTGGCTTGTGATGTGCGACAAGGAGACACTGACTATcaagcagtggctgctgctgcacaaAACAGGAGTACCACATTTCAATTTCTTTCAGGTGACTGGGCAGCTCAGGATTGAAGATTATTATTACGCCATGAGAGTCCTTCATCAGAGCTGGCCAGCATGTTTCAAACCTTGAAAAACAAGTGCATGGAAAATGGTAAAATTGATAGCTGGAAAACAGAAACATGCActcaaacttctttttctttttccctcctcaaGAACAcatttcagtacttttttttttttattataacatCAGAAATCTCGCCAGTGATCTATCATATTCCAAATATTTTGACTTATCTATTATGATAGTTGGTCCCATGATTTGCTGAAAATGTAGTATTTGATCAAATGCTTATTTAAATTTTTGCCCTAAAAACGGATCTGTCCAGTGTGAAATTGTGTCCTTTGGAAATTAAGGCCTCAGTCGTATGTATACATTGTTTGAAGTCCACTCACGTAACAACTTCAAGGCGACAAAGGCAATTACAGAGTGGCCTCTGTCTCCTGTACCTGTAACTTCATTCTAGGAGCTACGGACTTTACTGTTATACTCAGTCCTTATCCAAAACAAAGCTGGGATCATGGCAGAGAGGACCTAGTATCAGACGCTTTATAGCAGAAAGCTATAAAAAATGTAATGGGGTAAAGAGGCAGGAATGTTCCTCATCTTGAAAAGATAATGGGTTTTAGGCCTGAAGTATAAATACTTTGTGTAAACAGAACTGTTATGAATTAAGTAGCCTGGAGGAAGTAACAACGATGCTGGCTTACTTTTGATCACCACTGCAATCCCACAGCTCGAACCGACACCCAGCTCCCTTAGTGTTACCATTCCAGTTCGGCTTCTCGTACTCCAGGATCCTGTGAAAATGAGCGGATACACGACGTGACACCATTCCACACACCTCCACGGCCAGAGCGCGCGACTGAGGGGCAGGCAGTGGTCAGGGGGCCGGTTTGGTCAGCGCGCCACGAGGTCCCGCTCACCTCACACCTTGCGTCGGGCTGTAGCTGCCAATCCCTTCCACGCTCTCCGAAACAAAGTTCGCCAACACCGATTTTCCAGACTGGTGGAAAGCAGGAGTGAAAGACGCTCATAGGGATTTCACGCACCAACGCCACAGCGAGAAGAGCCCGGCGTTTGCCCGAGCACCCCGCTGTCCCTCGGGGTACGGCCCCTGCGCATGGaggccttccccccctcccccccccgcctccacaGCCGCACCCTCGGCAGCCGAAGCCGCCAGCACCACACAGCGGGCCCCGCCCCAGGCAGGCCGCGGCCCTCAGGGccttggggaaggggggggggggggggggggtgtgatccGGCGGCCCGGAGCGCGCTCACCTCGCGGGGCCCCACCAGCAGCACCTTCGCCTTCAGCATAGCGGGGGCGGCTGCTCCTCGCACCCGCCCGTCGCCCGGCAACGCGGCCTCGCGGGGCGGGGAGAAAGGCGGAAGGCGCGCTGCGATTGGCCCTGCCGCCGTCACGTGTGGGGAGGGGCAGTGGCCCGCCGCGCGGCCTTCATGAGGAGGCGTCCCGCCAGGCGGGCGGTGGGGTTGgattccctctccctctccctctccctctccctctccctctccctctccctctccctctccctctccctctccctctccctctccctctccctctccctctccctctccctctccctctccctctccctctccctctccctctccctctccctctccctctccctctcctcacaGGCAGCAGGGCCGGCGGCGCAGGAGGTGGGTGCGGCCTCTCAGGTATCCTGGTGGCGGGTTTGCCCTGGGCCCCTCCTGACGGAGCGGGCGGTGTGGGAGCGGTGGGCTCGGGCCCTGTGCGCACCCAGGGCTCCCGCACGCTGCCCGCAGTGGGGTTGCAGCGCCTGTACGGCTTTCAACCCGAACCGGCGTGCCCTGAGGGGAGCCCAGCTTTGGTGTCCCTCGGGCGGGACTGGCAGCGGCTCCTCCTGCCCGGACGGTTTCAGGGGAGAGGTgtccccttggcctttctgccCTCCGGAAAGCGAGAGGCAGGCTAGCAGATACTCAACACACTTACAGGTCGCCCTGTGCTTGCGCTTCGCTCTGGTGTCCCTCACTGGCTTGAGAAGTGCTGCCCTTGCCTGAAGTTCTTAGCTATTTTAGCTGCAGATTCTCCTTGAATGGACGATGAAGCAAGCTCTTGAAGCTTCTTATTAAGGCTTGTTAAGGGAAGCAAGAGGCTTTTTTAAATTGCAGCTTCTAAGAGAAAAACATCTGGCAGGCAGCTGTGCGGCTTCAGAGTTGTTTAGTGCCCAGGTACAACAGCAGTTTTAGACAAGCTTTCAAACAGGGCCTCTAGGCGCTACCATAATGTAAATGTTTATTACTAGCACTACTAATAAATGTGAACCAGAATTGCTCTGCTCTCACTGAGGGGGGAGAGTCTTTTCCGTCACACTGTAGGATTATTTGCTGCTTCGTTCCTTTCATGGGGATGGTTTAGGATGGTTCAATATGGCAGTGGCATCACACCATTCACACAGTATTTTAAACTTCGGAAATTGTTTTCAGGCTGGTGGACAAAGACAATGGACAAATGATAGTTGCACCTAGCACTGGATTTGATTCTGCTGTAGCAGACTGGATGtgtattttctgtttgtgaagATCCACATGTGATTCAGGACCAAATTCACAATGAACTAGAATAATTCATAGGTAATGCTTTCTGCAGCTATATTATTTTCCACATTTCAGACTGAATAACTtccaaagaaaagacagaaagggtGACCTAGCAAGAAGAAATCTGGGCAAATTCTCCCATTAGCTTGCACATGTTATTAGCTACTGCTAGCACATGAAGAGAAATGTGTTATAAAGGATTCTATTGTGGACAGCAGCacagaagaggggaagaaaaaaaaagagtaagaggTAACTGAAATTGGGTAAAACTGGCTGTTTGTGTAGCTGCCCAGAAAGCAATTAGGATTAATTTTTAGATGAAGTGTCAGATAGAGtctttgtgtgtttgtattaGCCACTGAAGAGTAAGGAGAGCACAACTGACTAAGGCTGCAATTTTTGGATTTATCCATGTGGTTTAGGGTTTTAAGTCACTTTAGAAAGCAGGAATTAAAGTGCCAAGCCACTTAGGGTGGTGTTTTCAAAGACGTTTAAGTCAAGTACATTTGGTGTTATCAGCATCTGCCTTAGGCATATGGGTAAAGTTAGGTTAGTTACTGTTTGTTGAGAGTACAAGTGTACAAATCAGCAAGGCCATTTTGTTTCACTTGTTTAAAACTCTTTGTTAGACTGCAGCAGAGAGAACTCCAGCAGTAAGTGAATGGCTTCCAGACTATACTGGTAATGGTAAGTCTTGCGTTTATTAGATGGCTAGTTTTCCACCATAACGTTTTGATAGCAAGCAAAAATGATCATCTCCAGATGATTCTCCATGGAcagatcctccttcttgcttCAAAAGCCAAAAGCAATTGCAGGCTATCAATaatatttcaataaaaatgtTCTTTACTTTGAAATGTCTGTGAGAACATTGATTGCTGTATCAAGCCATGTGATGCTGGTTGCATGAACTGCAGATAAGAGGGCTTCGCCTCCAAGTCAGAGGCCCAGAGGTTTTGCTGGAAGCAGCAGTAAAATGCAGTGCCAGTCACCTTTCAGATAGTACTTTAGCACTTGCAAATCATTCAGTCTTTCGGAGAAGAGTATTTTAAGTTTGCATTATACTTCATTTAATGTGGCGTATAAAAATTTTCCTATgaaaacaactcaaaaaaaatctttcataagATTTTGTGGCTTAGTACTGGTACTTTGTTTAATGTAGTGTAACAATGTTTCCAAACTTTGAAAAACATGCCCTAGAGCACTTAAATCAAGTTGTGTGTGAAAATAATGCCTTGGTTAGAAGTACAACCACATGGCAAGACTTACCATGAGAATGAGTGCTCTGCCTGTTTGTTGTGCGTTGCATGACATTTATTGTGTGTGTGCAGAAACAACTTTCTAGTGGGTGCAGGCAGAGACCTGCATTACGTCCTCTGTTTATTTTTACCGGTTCATTTGGGGGCAAGGCATAGAACACAAGAATTGAAAGGAAGAAACACCTGTTTTTGTGCCCTGAAGCCTGTTACTAAAAATTAAGGAGAAAATCAATATTGTTGTAAACTCGAAGATTGTGGCTTACGAATCTCTGCAAAGGGATATCTGTGTGAGGGTCAAAGTCCAGTTGATTTAAGTAAGCGATGAAGGTTTGGATGAAGTGTGGCTGTCCTCTGGATAAAATTTTTGTAGAGCTATGAAAAAGGACCAAATGGACACAGGACATTAAGCTGCATTGACAGCGCTGCTCTTTATCATGAGTCTGTTACACCTCCTTAGTAGCCACTTTTAGTGAAAGCACTCAGTTCAATCATTCTGTCTCAGAAAACCTGTTCTGGAATCAATAGAAAATGCTCATGCAAAACTTGTTGCTTGGTTCATGCCAACAGATCATTGAGGACTACAGCTCTGATTTATTTGTGGTCTCAAAGTCTTTCCTAGAGGAGACCAGgatctttatttccattttatagaTGGAGAAACACAAGCAGAGAAATGTTACCCACCTGGCTGACAGCACATCTAGGATTAATTAAAATGCCTTGAATTGTCAGTGCAGGCTGTGGCTGGGGAAGCAGACAACTCAGCGGCCAATGTATTTTCCTGACTGGTGGACATGAGCTCAGCGACACCTTAGGCAGCCCAATTCTCCCTGCGTACCTTCATCAAAGTCTGTGGAAGTTCCCCAAGGATGAATTTGACTTGCTCTGTTTATGTAGTGATGTATAAACAAAACACAGGGAGCAGCAGTCTACCTCCACAACCCCCTTGAGCAAACACACCAAAGTGGTCTGATTTTTAGTCACAATATGTGAATCCAGAAGTTGGGTTTAGTTCCTGTGGTTTACATCTTAAGGTACAGCAGCAGATGATGTCTCGGATAGATGTCATTTTGCTTGTTCTGAAGTGGTTGCTCTGGTCACATTCTGTGGAGCAACAGTAACACCTAGTGGCTAAACACGCCAGTCCATTGCCTCCTGTCTTCCCTTCAAGAAGTACGAGTTGGAGGGGAACATGGTATGATTGACAGTTTTGACTTTCAAGGCCAACACTTAGGATCTCCAGGGATTTACCATTTTCCTTTCAACCCCACACCATGTTCTGTTTTCTATTAAAAGTGGTAGATGAAATATGAAACTCTTcctcccacctcccagcccccTTCACTTTCCTGGCTCATGGAGGAGGTTGTTCCAGTCCATCTTGATCTGTAGGTGGGTGGGCTGTGAGTGGCCAAGCCTACTGCTTCCATCTGGAACACTCAGATTTCTGTAAGGAAtccaagcttttttctttttctttttttttgtctgaaaagg is from Opisthocomus hoazin isolate bOpiHoa1 chromosome 20, bOpiHoa1.hap1, whole genome shotgun sequence and encodes:
- the IFT22 gene encoding intraflagellar transport protein 22 homolog, with product MLKAKVLLVGPRESGKSVLANFVSESVEGIGSYSPTQGVRILEYEKPNWNGNTKGAGCRFELWDCSGDQKFETCWPALMKDSHGVIIIFNPELPSHLKEIEMWYSCFVQQQPLLDSQCLLVAHHKPGSAGDTENLSLAYPLNKVKLIHSNLEEDPEDVRMEFMKYFKSIIILINESREREEMSIIS